The following proteins come from a genomic window of Sesamum indicum cultivar Zhongzhi No. 13 linkage group LG10, S_indicum_v1.0, whole genome shotgun sequence:
- the LOC105172430 gene encoding uncharacterized protein LOC105172430, translating to MGVISRKIFPACESMCVCCPALRSRSRQPVKRYKKLLAEIFPKSHDGQSNERKIVKLCEYASKNPLRIPKIAKYLEERCYKELRSGNIRFVSIVAETYNKLLCICKEQMAYFSFNLLNMVIELLDDSKQDALLIIGCDTLTTFIYCQMDGTYTRNIENFVDKVCMLARKTEDEHQKRGLRASSLRCLSAMVWFMAEFSHIFADFEKIVHATLDNYEMESQNEEDEERREAHHNWVDEVARCEGRGTPGVGGEFSPSHMIIRLRPEKKDPSLLTRDEIETPKVWAQICIQRMVDLAKESTTMRRVLDPMFVYFDTGRHWVPQHGLAPLVLSDMQSFVENPGYQQLILAGVVRHLDHKNVVHDAEMKCHIVQTASYLARQVRLEAVISDMGFVSDLFRHLRKSFQATAEPVGEQELNMNAALQTSIETCLLETVRGIVDVRPLFDMMAITLEKLSPIRVVARAALASLIILAHVISLASISFHSQQVFPEALFIQLLKVMLHSDVDLRVGGHQIFCVLLIPSSAHARNDVFNNPRRGHSKSTSTFSSITALLEKLRLEIYGTKVKQESEKDDYQQLNKGKEERKHGTSHKNSPNMHIISSIVDRTGGPANLTETEQYFLRCNEDQIAQLLSALWIQVNLSDNLPANLEAIAHSFCLALISSRLKNSNNNLVLRFFQLPLSIRKMSLDSNTGSLPPVYQRSLLVLSTAMLAFAAKLYHIAETYNLHNLLLESDVDPYLGISDNFQVYVKSQSEVKDYGSVSDNEEALSTLLELREKAYESDKIVFSIFVESLSSITKFEADEIAKQLSEEFLPDEAFMFGPQSILDMDHIQKAAHSKETQSFDGEFSANSLVEDDAMSISSVADISRFIPKVPASPSPSMSHIVSIGQLLESALEVAGQVAGSSISTSPLPYSTMTNQCEAFGTDTRKKLSNWLTSDNHSIQANDMSPPPLRSTGGSSIDKATCSEAAIGAVPSSNSWLALRLPPASPFDNFLRAARG from the exons ATGGGTGTCATTTCCCGAAAGATATTCCCAGCATGTGAGAGCATGTGTGTATGCTGCCCTGCTTTGAGGTCGCGGTCACGGCAACCCGTGAAACGTTACAAGAAATTGCTTGCTGAAATATTTCCCAAGTCGCAT GATGGCCAgtcaaatgaaagaaaaattgtaaagcTGTGTGAATATGCTTCCAAAAACCCTTTACGGATTCCAAAG aTTGCTAAATATCTTGAAGAAAGGTGTTACAAAGAATTGCGAAGTGGCAACATCAGATTCGTCAGTATTGTTGCGGAAACTTACAACAAATTACTTTGCATTTGTAAGGAGCAAAT GgcctatttttcttttaatttgttgaatatgGTTATTGAACTGCTGGATGACTCTAAGCAAGATGCTCTCCTGATTATTGGATGCGATACATTGACTACATTTATTTACTGTCAG ATGGATGGAACTTATACACGCAATATTGAAAACTTTGTTGACAAAGTTTGCATGTTGGCACGTAAGACTGAAGATGAGCATCAGAAACGTGGTTTAAGAGCATCGAGCTTGCGGTGCCTTTCAGCCATG GTGTGGTTCATGGCAGAGTTCTCGCATATATTTGCTGATTTTGAGAAG ATCGTGCATGCTACTCTTGATAACTATGAGATGGAGTCACAAAATGAGGAAGACGAAGAAAGAAGGGAGGCACATCATAATTGGGTGGATGAAGTAGCAAGATGTGAAGGAAGGGGCACTCCTGGTGTGGGTGGTGAGTTTAGCCCTAGCCACATGATCATAAGATTACGGCCAGAAAAGAAAGATCCTTCTCTTCTCACGAG AGACGAGATTGAGACACCAAAAGTATGGGCTCAAATATGCATCCAAAGGATGGTTGACCTTGCCAAGGAGAGTACAACTATGCGACGAGTATTGGACCcaatgtttgtttattttgacaCAGGAAGACACTGGGTTCCTCAGCATGGCCTGGCCCCTCTTGTTCTGTCTGATATGCAATCCTTTGTGGAAAACCCAG GATATCAGCAATTGATTTTAGCTGGTGTTGTTCGACATTTGGACCACAAGAATGTTGTACATGATGCCGAGATGAAATGTCACATCGTCCAAACTGCTAGCTATTTGGCCCGGCAAGTTAGGTTAGAAGCCGTGATTTCTGATATGGGGTTTGTCAGTGACCTCTTCAGACACTTGCGCAAAAGCTTTCAGGCTACAGCTGAACCAGTTGGAGAGCAAGAGCTGAATATGAATGCTGCACTGCAGACTTCCATTGAAACTTGTCTGTTGGAAACTGTTAGAGGG ATTGTTGATGTGCGGCCGCTGTTTGATATGATGGCGATTACACTGGAGAAACTTTCTCCGATAAGAGTTGTTGCTAGGGCTGCACTTGCCTCACTTATAATTCTTGCTCATGTGATATCCTTGGCATCTATATCTTTCCACTCTCAGCAG GTGTTTCCTGAGGCTCTTTTCATTCAACTCTTGAAAGTGATGTTGCATTCTGATGTTGATTTACGTGTTGGAGGGCACCAAATATTCTGTGTTCTTCTAATTCCAAGTTCCGCTCACGCAAGAAACGATGTTTTCAACAATCCGAGGAGGGGACATTCCAAAAGCACATCCACATTTTCCTCAATTACAGCTCTGCTTGAGAAGCTTCGTCTAGAAATATATGGAACCAAGGTGAAGCAGGAAAGTGAAAAGGATGACTATCAGCAGCTGAACAAAGGCAAGGAAGAGAGAAAGCATGGGACCTCCCACAAAAATTCTCCtaatatgcatataataagCTCCATTGTTGACAGGACCGGTGGACCAGCCAACTTGACTGAGACT GAACAGTATTTTTTACGATGCAACGAAGACCAAATAGCACAGTTGCTGTCTGCTTTATGGATACAAGTCAATCTTTCTGATAATCTTCCTGCTAATCTTGAAGCTATAGCTCATTCATTCTGTTTAGCACTTATTTCTTCGCGCCTTAAG AACTCCAATAACAACCTAGTACTCAGATTCTTTCAGCTTCCCCTATCAATAAGAAAGATGTCTTTAGACTCCAATACTG GGTCCTTACCTCCAGTGTACCAGAGATCACTTCTTGTATTATCTACAGCTATGTTGGCATTTGCGGCGAAGCTATATCATATTGCTGAGACTTATAATTTGCATAACTTGTTACTCGAGTCTGAT GTGGATCCATATCTTGGCATCAGTGACAACTTTCAGGTTTATGTAAAATCTCAATCTGAAGTGAAAGATTATGGCTCGGTTTCTGATAATGAAGAAGCTTTGTCAACTCTCCTTGAGCTGCGGGAAAAGGCTTATGAATCTGACAAAATCGTATTTTCCATCTTTGTTGAGAGTTTGTCTTCCATTACAAAG TTTGAGGCGGACGAGATTGCCAAGCAACTATCAGAAGAATTTTTACCCGATGAAGCTTTCATGTTCGGCCCACAATCAATACTTGACATGGATCACATCCAAAAAGCTGCACACTCCAAGGAAACACAATCATTTGATGGC GAATTTTCTGCAAATTCTCTGGTTGAAGATGATGCTATGAGTATATCATCAGTTGCTGATATATCTCGCTTCATCCCGAAGGTGCCCGCATCTCCATCTCCTTCGATGTCCCATATTGTCAGTATTGGACAGCTTCTAGAATCG GCACTTGAGGTCGCTGGTCAAGTAGCTGGATCATCTATCTCCACTTCACCACTCCCGTACAGCACCATGACAAATCAGTGTGAAGCCTTTGGTACAGACACGAGAAAAA